GGGCCACGTCTCCAACAGTAGGCGTCGCCGCCCTGAAATGGGGTGGCGGGGACCTGCGAGAATGGGGCTCGTGCGCAAGATCAGCCAGAGCAGGAAGCTCCGCAACGTCCGGTACGACGTCCGGGGACCCATCCTCGTCGAGGCCCAGCGCCTCGAGGCCGAGGGCCACAAGATCCTCAAGCTGAACATCGGCAACCCCGCACCGTTCGGCTTCGAGGCGCCCGAGGCGATCGTCGCCGACATGGTGCACAACCTGCCCGACGCGCAGGGCTACAGCGACTCCCGTGGCATCTACTCCGCGCGCACCGCGGTCGCGCAGTACTACCAGTCGCGCGGCCTCAAGGACACGGCCGTCGAGGACGTCTTCATCGGCAACGGCGTCTCCGAGATGATCTCCATGGTCCTCACCGCCTTCCTCGACGACGGCAACGAGATCCTGGTGCCGGCGCCCGACTACCCGCTGTGGACCGGCGCGGTGTCGCTGTCCGGCGGCACCCCCGTGCACTACCGGTGCGACGAGGACAACGGCTGGATGCCGGACCTCGAGGACATCGAGTCGAAGATCACCGAGAACACCCACGGCCTGGTGATCATCAACCCGAACAACCCCACCGGCGCGGTCTACAGCAAGGAGATGGTCGCCAAGCTGGTCGACATCGCCCGCCGCCACGACCTGGTCGTGTTCGCCGACGAGATCTACGAGAAGATCCTCTTCGACGACGCGGTCCACCACCACGCGGCGGCCGCGGCCGGCAACGACGTCCTCTGCCTGACCTTCAGCGGCCTGTCCAAGGCCTACCGGGTCTGCGGCTACCGCGCCGGCTGGGTCATGGTGTCCGGCCCCAAGGAGCTCGCCGAGGACTTCCTCGAGGGGCTCACCCTGCTCTCCAACATGCGCATGTGCGCCAACGTGCCGGCACAGCACGCGATCCAGACCGCGCTCGGCGGCTACCAGTCGATCAACGAGCTGATCGTGCCCGGCGGGCGCTTCTACGAGCAGGCGATGCTGGCCGACCGGCTGCTCAACGAGATCCCCGGCGTGACCTCGGTGCGCCCGCGCGGCGCGCTCTACTGCTTCCCGCGGCTCGACCCGGAGGTCTACCCGATCGACGACGACGAGCAGTTCGTGATCGAGCTGCTGCGGGCGAAGAAGATCCTGGTCACCCACGGCACCGGCTTCAACTGGTTCGCCCCCGACCACTTCCGGCTCGTGACGCTCCCGGACGTCGACGTACTCGAGGAGGCGATCGGGCGGATCGCGGAGTTCCTCGCCACCCGACGCTGAGGGCAGCCGACATTTTTGTTCGCTCGGAGTAGCTTTTCCGGGCACTTCTGCGCGACAGGCAGTCGCGCTTTCCCGGGTCGGGCTGTCAGACTCCACCGGTGCTCGACATCACGTACCCGCCTGTCATCGTCACCGCCAAGATGCTGTTCAAGCTCATGCGCCAGCGGGTGGTGGTCTCCGGGTCGGAGTCGATCCCACGCAAGGGCGGCGCGCTGCTCGCGATCAACCACACCGGCTACATCGACTTCATCTACGCCGGTGCCGGCGCCGAGCCGCAGAAGCGCCTGGTCCGGTTCATGATCAAGAAGGAGATGATGGACAAGCCCGGTGTGGGCCACCTCCTGCGCTCCTTCCACCACATCCGCGTCGACCGCGGCTCGGGGCTGCAGTCGATGAAGGACGCGCTGGCCTATCTCAAGGCCGGCGAGGTGGTCGGGATCTACCCCGAGGCCACCATCTCCCGCTCCTTCGAGATCAAGGAGCTCAAGTCCGGCGCCGCGCGGATCGCCGCCGACGCCGGCGTCC
Above is a genomic segment from Nocardioides aromaticivorans containing:
- a CDS encoding pyridoxal phosphate-dependent aminotransferase; this encodes MRKISQSRKLRNVRYDVRGPILVEAQRLEAEGHKILKLNIGNPAPFGFEAPEAIVADMVHNLPDAQGYSDSRGIYSARTAVAQYYQSRGLKDTAVEDVFIGNGVSEMISMVLTAFLDDGNEILVPAPDYPLWTGAVSLSGGTPVHYRCDEDNGWMPDLEDIESKITENTHGLVIINPNNPTGAVYSKEMVAKLVDIARRHDLVVFADEIYEKILFDDAVHHHAAAAAGNDVLCLTFSGLSKAYRVCGYRAGWVMVSGPKELAEDFLEGLTLLSNMRMCANVPAQHAIQTALGGYQSINELIVPGGRFYEQAMLADRLLNEIPGVTSVRPRGALYCFPRLDPEVYPIDDDEQFVIELLRAKKILVTHGTGFNWFAPDHFRLVTLPDVDVLEEAIGRIAEFLATRR
- a CDS encoding lysophospholipid acyltransferase family protein; translation: MLDITYPPVIVTAKMLFKLMRQRVVVSGSESIPRKGGALLAINHTGYIDFIYAGAGAEPQKRLVRFMIKKEMMDKPGVGHLLRSFHHIRVDRGSGLQSMKDALAYLKAGEVVGIYPEATISRSFEIKELKSGAARIAADAGVPLIPVIVWGAHRLMTKDHEKDFSRSPKTIVVKVGEPLHPTGEDIAAETAELRAAMQRMLDEVIAEYPDAEKEPGSWWTPARFGGSAPTPEKADEMDKAELRERAARRAARAAEKKAGK